Sequence from the Kogia breviceps isolate mKogBre1 chromosome X, mKogBre1 haplotype 1, whole genome shotgun sequence genome:
CTAAAGAAGTAACATACTCTATAGCCATTTGACGTTTGTTCAGGACAGAACATAACTCATCTACCTTTGAAATCAATCAGTACTCTATAAAGGTGAAGGAGGCAAGAGACGAGAGGGACAGAAATGACCATATTAAtctcagctttcttcttttttttttttttaacatctttattggagtataattgttctacaatggtgtgttcgtttctgatttacaacaaagtgagtcagctatacatacacatatgtccccatatctcgtccctctCGTATCTTCTTTTGAATGTTTACATACTTGATTTTATAGCGGGACTTCAGCCATGTCTCAAGGAAGGCACACAGAGCCCGGGTGCCCTGTGACGCACGCGTGTGTAGGCTCAAGAGGATGATGATAACTGGGTCTGAAAGCGGACCGCCTTCTCTCTGGAGGTGAGGTGGGGAATGATAAAAGCACAGGCAGGGGAGAGTCCGCTGCTTTCTAACTGGACTCTAGGGCCGTGTTAAAGTGAGACCTCCCTGGCACTCCCCCAACCCCGGGAATTGGGGCTTCTCTGTCATTTACATCCTTCCGGGATCTGCGGCGTCTCACTCGCATCAGCCAGCAGGGGGCAGGCTGGAGACAGTTATAGAACACAATAAACACGGACCATGTGAGGAAACCTATTTTCACATATGGGTCAGTTCCATCTGGCAGTATGTGACATTGCACGTCATCTTGCAGGATGCAGGCCCACTCTTCTGAAAGTCACTCAGTAACTAAAGGCAAACATTTCTGAGAATCTGCTGTGCTTAACTGCTACTATCCCTTTAATAGAGTTCCTTGGACAAAATCAAGGATCAGAAGTTGTCTCAACACTTTGAGAGCAGCCAATGAATAACCGGGGGGAAGGAAAACTATAAGATAGTGATAATAGTCTCTCAACAGTGTGCACCAAAACAACCCCCGTTTACTACTTCCCAGTAAAACAGTTAAGGGTACAGCTCTGCCCTCTGAGGAACCTGGGTTGCTTTCCTTTGCTCCCTTCTATTTGGCCAGGTAATCTGGGAAAAGTGCTTTAGCGTGTGCGAGGCCACTTTCTCTACCTGCTTCAGAGCATTTATCGTGGAGACGGAGATAAGGAACATAACACAATTAGCAAAGGCTCTGGCACACAGTATGGGCTCAGTAACTAGTACCTGATTACTATTAATTATGATTATTCTTCACGCACAGGACATTTAATCCAGTGCAAAGGTGCCGCAGAAAGTGTCAAGAGTATCTGTCCAGCCCACGAGCCTCCAGGCCTTGGCACCCATCCCTCGCCATTCCTCACTGCTTGGACCAGGGATAGAGCCTGATACACATTTGGCCAATCATATATTCTCTCTACCGGACATGCAGCCTAGAGGGAAAGGGAGGCGATTCTTTGTGCCGTTTGGCTGAACTGAGGGGTTCCCACGTTTGGTCACGTGCACCttgagaagcagagagagcagATCTCCTgagaggaagggaaataaaagagATGCTGCATTAGAATCCACAAGACCCTGGCAATCCAcgtttgcagcaacacggatggacctagagattgtcatactgagtgaagtaagtcagacagagaaagacaaatatcatatcgcttatatgtggaatctaaagaaacgGTCCAAacgaacctatttacaaaacagaacttgagtcacagatgtagaaaacaaacttatggttaccagcagggaaggGGGGGGTAGGGGTAAATTAGAAGATTAGGattggcatatacacactactttatataaaatagataactaataaggacctactgtatagtgcatggaactctactcaatactctgtaatgacttatatgggaaaagaatctgaaaaacagtgtatatatgtatatgtataactgattcacttcgctgtacacctgaaactaacacagcattgtaaatcaaccaaactccaataaaaattaattttaattaaaatgttaaaaaaaaaaaaaaaagaccctggcAATCTAAAGCAGAAGCATGGTTTCTGCAAGCTTTCCCCTTTTTAGTACCCAGCCCCTCTAGACTTCCATCATTCCTCGGGTTCTGTATTCTAacaataattttctttatctacatatgatgatttttgttttttttgtctcAGCAACCAAGGGAGTCTTAACTAAGGCAACAAATCTCAAAaacagagaattttttaaaagagctcaTTATTTTATAAGTAGAACCCAATAATCAAGACAGACTCATTTCGGGCGTAGcaaaacatttcttttctccccttttcctccGAGACAGTATCTGGGTTTACGGGAGAGTATTTCTGAGCAGGGTGAGCTAGACGGGCCCCAGGCTCAGAAGGCTCTCACGCCTGGTTTActgctctgctgtcaccatcctGAAATTCTTAGTAATTTCACCTCTGAGCTTGCATTTCACAAGTGAGGTCCGATGGGACAGTAAGGCGTACACACGAATGAGCAGAGCGGATGCATGCGATGTGCATTTCTGCTTTCCCTTGCCACCGCTCTCTGGCATAGGGCCTGCGGTGCCCACGAACACGCGCACAATGCCAGTGGACCCGCAACGCGTGGGAGACACCTAGGCTCACAACCAGCACGAGGTAAGCACGCCACACCCGGAACTGAGCCGGCAGGGGGGCTGCCAGCCTCAAGAGGACACGTTATTCACCCCCACCAGAACTTCCTACAAACGCAGCAAGAAGGCACGAGGGTACTAAGAAACACAAACGACCAAGAGAGAACCCTactacttcctttcttcctgaggTCACTTCCCTGTATTGGCCAATCTCTTAACCTGGAAGTGATGACATAGAAGAAAAGTGAAAGAGTAACTCTAGCTGTTTTCCTTGCAGTCCGTGCACATTGGTCAGGTGGAGAATGACCAATGTGGACTGGTCAACAGGCTGTGCAGAATCTTCTAGACCCCCTGATGACCAGGCTGAGGCTTATTTTAGCACTGGCTTTCTATGTGGGCACCTCCGTCGCCCAAACCTGCAACATGGCTCTGGTGGCGTGGTGGCCAAATTGAGAACTTCTCAAGAACAGTGGTCCTCAGCCCTGGCTACACCTTAGATTCCCCTGGGAGCTGTGTCTTCCTAATGCTAATACTGATGTCCAGGCTCCATCCTACACTCGTCAAAAGGAGCAGAATTAAGACACTGTACTGGTGTCCCACAGCTCCCAAGGCTACGTCTGCAGAAACATGCAGGGCAATCATTGTCTACAAACCCCATCCCAACATACTAACATGAGGGGTAGGGGATGAGCACACTGATTTTCTACCTCAAcacccctccttccctcactcaGCTGTGCCAGGGGCTGGCATGGGTTTTCCCCCTTTGCTTAGGCAGGGACTTGCCCTAAATCGTAACCTGAGGCCCCTGCACCCACAGGTAGTAGCCAATCCAAATCAACAGTCCTCGTGCCATCACAGCATCTGACGTGCAGGCCCTAGGCAGAGAGGCTGCGCCAAAGCTTTGGGCATGAACAGTGCTGCCTCGTGTGAACAAACAGAGAAGGGAGGAGACCCCCAAGCTTAAGACGCGAGAACGTCCATGTTTAACCGTTTGCTGCAGGACGAGCCTCTAAAGATCCTGGGGTGACGGTGCAACTGAACAGCATCACTGCTGCCTTCACTTACCAGCGTCTTTATGACAACGAGCGTCGTGAACGCCCCGTGAGTGGACATCTGCTTTTGAACATCTGGCACTGGGAAGACAGGAGAGCAAAGCAGTCAAGGAATGACTCCTGGCTGAGCCAACGGTCAAGCGCGCGATCTCCAGAAAGTTACTTTGTCTCTTTGTGCCCCATTCAGCTATCGTCACCGTGTGAGCGCCACCGTCGGTCGCCCCACGGGGCTCTCAGGGACGCTGAATGTGCACTGGTGCGGGCAAGGCCCCTGAAGGAGACAAACAGCAAAGACCACGCAAGTACGCGTTCAACAAGCATCAGCGAATGCACATGTGGCGGTGCTCCACGCCTTGGAGCACAGAaatagaaaccaaagagaaagcaCGCCCAGAGAGACTCTTCGCTGCAGAAAGTATCACAGTCACCTGCCACTCTAACATAgaaggcacagaaaaaaaaaaaaaaaaaaaaaaaaaaaaacggcttAAGTCAAATGTCAAGAAAAATGTGTAACTAACAGAAATGCCTCAGATTTCAACAATTATGCGTCAATATCTGATGAAAATGCACCTCAGGTGGGTGGCCCATACAAGTAGGGTCAGTGAAACGAAGTCTACGTGGTTATGAGATCCTTCTCACTCTCTATTAagcaaaaatgttattttagtttCTTTGCTAACGGAAGGAAAATAACCTTTACACTCGTATATGTTCACAGAATGCTGAAATGAagcttatttgtattttaaatattatcttgTGAATGCTTCCGTACCCTGCAGAATCCAAATTTTTTCTATAATACAACTGGGAAAATGGGGTCATGTTGCTGATGAGCTGATTTTCTAAAATTTGGAGCAcatgaaaaaagtaaattaaaaatgaaatctggAGTATACGTGcatgaaaaaacaggaaaattaaaTTCCAGAATTACAAAGACCTTTTGGAGACCCCTGACCTTACAATTTTACTTTTACAGCTGTTTTTTAAGTGCAATGTGGCCATGCAGCTACTCCAAGGACTCTGTTAAGAAAAGTTTACTTTCTGAAAATGGCCCTTCAAAAGCATGctaagggcttcccttgtggcgcaggggttgagagtccgcccgccgatgcaggggacgcgggttcgtgccccggtccgggaagatcccacgtgccgcggaacggctgggcccgtgagccatgtccgctgggtctgcacgtccggagcctgtgctccagaacgggagaggccacagcagtgagaggcccgcgtaccgcaaaaaaaaaaaaaagcacattaagAGTGCTCCCTCAAGGGGAGAGAGTGAATAAAATATGGGAAAGAAAGTTTGGCGCTTAAAATGACAGCTTAAATAGGGCTCTCTGGCTTCCATGTGGGAATTTAGAAACACAAAACTAATGTTAGGCTGGAGATAGACTTCCCCAAGCAAGGAATGCTGTTGAAATGACTTTGAACTTGCCATCTCTTTTATTCAGAGAGAATGAATTCTGTgtgttcattatttaaaatatatctgccTACTGGGAAATAGCACAGTTCATCAGAACTTGGGATTTTCTTTTCCCCCAGGAAAAACTGAATCAGTCCATACGATTCAACAAGTACGGCTCCAtaatactgccacattctaacTCTGCCACTAGTTTTCTGAGAATTCAAGTCCTAAAAGAAGATTCTGAAATTACAGGTCTCTTTTCCATGTCAGCCTGGGTCCTTTCAAAATTTCACTTTGACCtccatttcagacttctaaccCATTTTACCCATTCATTTTGTAGCCTTGTGAATAGGGAATGTATCTGTGTATAGTTTGCTGTAACACATCACTTTTGTCTTAGAAATTCTGTGAAGATATTGTAAAGAATGATTTTGAAAGTTTATGTTACTGGAatatttcttatggttttaaaatCAAATACGAAATACATTAGTGGACACTCACTAAATGGTAACTCCACTCTTTTCCCAAATGCTCAGAAGTAAGGGACGATGGGAGGACCTTTGAGATCACTTCCCACTCTATAAAGTGCTTTTGGTAGAAGGGCATTGTCATTATTGTCACagctgttaaaaacaaacatttatttagcatctactTCTCTGAACCTATGTGTAGGATAAGATCCTTGGTTGCACTCCAAGAACCACAGCTCCCTACATGGAAATTTATCACAGGGAAACATTTGCATCCATTTACACCGATTTGGTGAGCAACAGTCCCGTACCATCTCTAATATCCAAAATAGCTTATGTAATTCAAAAAAGGCAAACGAGACTATTGATTAATTCAATGATGAACATTTATGCCAAGCAGCATGTACTGTTCATCTAAACATACCTAAAATTGCAACCAACTTTCCAATGCCCCAAGCATCACAGTCGTGTTCTTATTTGTTTGGGGAAATACTCGCCAGATGAATACGTATCGTGAAGTTTTATATATCGAAAAGACTAAATTTCCGTGTCTTATATAGAGATtatagctgctttttttttttttttttttttttgcggtacgcgggcctctcactgctgtggcctctcccgttgcggagcacaggctccggacgcgcaggcgcagcggccacggctcacgggcccagccgctccgcggcacgtgggatcctcccggaccggggcacgaacccgcgtcccctgcatcggcaggcggactcccaaccactgcgccaccagggaagccctatagctgCATTTTTGCCTGTTTAACTCAACCAATATCTATCAGGTACTGCAGTGGATGTGTTGGTTTAGGCTGGCCCAGCTGACTCCATCGGGACTTGGCAATGCTTCCCTTCATTCTGTCCATTGTCTGCAGCACTCGCTCCCCCGTTCATGGGCTCACATCACTGTATCACCATTTGCTGTTCACGCTGACTCTTCCAGGGACACGCATGCGACACAAATAGAACCAGCAGGAGTCTTTTTCTAAGTTTGAGAGGTGGGTAGTGAAAGAACTTTTCCACTGATATGCTGCGAGTCTGTGAGGCTGCCAGCAGCCTCCAGGGACGTCCGGACTGCAGAATGAAACTAAGAGGAGAAAAACAGGACATGGCACAATGGTGGCCTTCCGGCACCCACTGCATGCTTGATCCAGCCATCTCTACAGTTAGTCCTACCTCTAAACCTCCCCATATTTGATATTTATGCactttggctgcgctgggtcttagctgcgacactcgggatcttcgttgcggcatgtttAGTTGCGGTACGTGCAGCATACcaactcttagctgcggcatgcatgtgggatctagttccccgaccagggatcgaacccagtccccctgcattgggagcgtggagtcttacccactggaccaccagggaagtccctaaacctcCCGATATTTGAACTAACACATTCTTTGTGCTTAAGCCAGTTAGATATCTGAAACATATAAAGATTCCCAACTCATATAAACATTTAGCTACCTTCTAGATGCCGGCAAAAACCAAGAagtagagacttccctggtggcgcagtggttaaaaatccgcctgccaatgcaggggacacgggttcgagccctggtctgggaagatcccacatgccgcggggcaaccaagcccgtgcgccacaactactgagcctgctctctagagcccgtgagccacaactactgagcccatgctccgccagaagagaagtcaccacaatgagaagcccgcgcaccacaacgaagagtagcccccgctcgccacaactagagaaagcccgcgtgcagcaacaaagacccaacgcagccataaacaaacaaacaaataaataaaatccaagaaGAACAAGACGGTCCCTGCTCCAAATCAACTCTGAACACAGAAGGCAGAGGCAACCGCATTTCTAACCAAACTGAAAGGTGAAAAATACTACCGCAATGCCTCAGCACGGTAACAAAGAGAAGGGTGTGGTTAATATTGACAGAAGGTGTTTGAATTGAATCCAAAAGGACATACTGAGACAAAAGAGTTTTTTAGGCCCAGAAGAGAAAGTAGAACTTAACAGAGTAGAAAAATGTGAAGGTACATTCCAGTAAGAAAAAACAGTGAACTAAAAATGGACAGTTTATCcactaagttttttttaaaattttctaatgtcTACTCCAGTCCTTTTCATATAGTAGACactaaagtttatttaaagagtGAACAAAGGCATGAATACAATTGATTAGATACACGATTCATCTGGAGTTAGGACCCTGGTCAATGACCCCCTTCGGTAACACCGTTCCTAATGGAAATTATGTTCTCTTTACAATAACCTACTTTATGACACAGCTTCCAGGAAAAGGAGCAATCAGAGTGACTTACTGCTGTGACTGATAAATGTAGAAAGGGTAGCTTGAGTTAATTGCTACACttgctttttttggtttcttttccagATGCAAACAAGTTTCCTAAATGTTATAAATTTACACAGCACATTTACTAAACACTTGCACCACTTCTTCGTGAAATTATAAATGCCTAAATGTGAAGACCAATTACAAATTCTGACCAAAGAAAGGACTGAAGGAATAACATGTTCCTGAGACCCGTCAAGGGCAAAGCGCAGAACCCCGGGCACATGGTAAGAACCTGCGAGCTCATTAGTTCACTTCCGAACCACCGCAGGGGAGGAAGGCCTGTCGGCACCATGGTACAGGTTCTATGAGACACTGGGTACAAAGGACTGCCATGGAATGGGCCCTCAACAGGTGTAATCGTTACTAATAATAAGCTTCCAGCCTCCGGAGCCTGCTCCCGGAAGTGCCGGTGCTCGCAGCCGGCGCGACGGCTTCGCGGAGCTGGAGCGCTGGCCGCGCAGGCCCTGAGGGCCCGCGGTCCCAGCGGCGTCTCCGTGGCGCCCTCTGTGGCGTCTGGAGGTGGCGTTCCTACTGATGATGAGCGGGCCACTGGGCTGCAGAGGGAGGTCATGCTGGCTGCACGCAAGGGCCTGGACCCATACAATATGCTCGCCCCAAAGGCAGCCGCCTCAGGTACCCAGGAAGACCCTAATTTAGTCCCCTCCATCACCAGTAAGCGGAGAGCGGGCTGCATCTGTGACGAAGCCAACAGTGCAGTCATCTGGGTCCGGCTGCACAAAGGCGAGGCCCAGCGAGGCCCTAGCTCTGGAACCCATTACAAGCTGGTGCCCCACCAGCTGGCCCACTGAGCCCCTGCACTAGCTCCCTCAAAGTGTGATGTAAAGTTTCTTCTTTCCAACAAAGCCTAGCCATTACATTGGCTCCTCCtcccattaaaataataataataataataataataagcttcCAGCAAATAGGAGTCGATGCAGAAACAAAATACACCAGAAttcattttctccctttgaaATGAGCTGATTAGGTAATTTGATGTTTTGGCAATTAGGCTGTTTCTTTGGACGACAGCATCAGTCATGATGAGATCCCGTACTCCAAATTAAAACAGAGTAGTATTTTGGCGAATTTGATGAAGCATACGGCCCCAAAGCTGACATCCTGTTTATCACTCAGGGCTATCACTTGTCTGACACTGATATTATTTCCCCAATAATCCCGTCCACCGGAAGATAATTATCTGAACGGTAACGAGAAGGACTGTTCCCAACCATCTGTACAAATTGTGGCCCACAAGCAGCCAGGCCAAGGGCAGAGCTGTTCAGCGACAGAGAAAACAgggcagagagaaaacagattttcttttattgggcttttaaaaatattcaggacTCCGTCAGGCATGTGGTGTCCCACTCCCACTGTCACTTCACAACACCAGCGCCTGGCTACCAAAGATCTAAAGCCCCCTTTGCATTAAAGATCTCTCTTAAGCGTGAACATTTTGAGAGCTTCTCTGCTCTATCTCACACTTATGCAGAATATCCACTGCAAGCACTGTAATTAAGTAATTCCAATACAATAACAGAAACACTCAGAAAATCTTTCTACCTTGATCTCTCAGTTCAGTGTATATTATATTTGGAATCTTTCacatattaaattaaaacaaagcttATACATAAaggttacatttttttaagaatttttctaaTAGAAATAGCTTGATATTTAGTTTCTATGCCATGTTAAGATGATCTATAGGGTACACTTTCAGATGCCTCCAATCCCAAGTAAATTACACTTCTTAAGGATGCCTAGTTTTGAATTGTTTTCAAATGTCACCAGTCTGGTTACATACATacatttgcatatatatgtacatatataacagaacagatattacatatataattcatatactttttgaaaaaactattcttccatttagaaaagagtcccccaaggggcttccctggcggtccagtggttatgactccgcgctcccaatgcagggggcagaggtttgatccctggtcggggattcCTCATCCTGCACAgagcggccaaaaaataaaatgaaaaaaaaagtaaataaacatcaTCACAAAAGTACCATCACAGCTCTATGCAAGAAAAGAGTCACCCAGTTTTACTTCAAGTAGTCGGTTCTTCTTGCGTATTTCtaacagagagaaaacaggtGCAGTGGAAAAGGCACTTACATTAGTGAGATCTGCTTAGCTTGCAAGATTTAGAAACTCGGCTCTAACTCacttaagaaaacaaagagcaaaggGTGGGTGCGGTGTGGCAGTGAGCCAGGGACGGTCGCGGTTGCATCCCCCGGCTCAAGAAATGCCATCACACCTACCAGGCcagcttctctccctttctcagcCCTGACTGCCTCTAAACTGCCTTTATTCCCGGCTGCCCCCCGACACGGTGGCCTTCAGGAAGCCTCCCTCGTTAAAGAGAGCAACAACGTGTGGGAAGGGATGGAGCCTCCTCTGTGCGTTCACACGGGATGCTCTACTCCACGACTGCAGAACTGCCTTGCTCAGAATCCTACGGTGGTCTCAAAACAAGGGAATGCTTCAACATGGCCCAGAGGGCGTGGTGACGCGAGGTATCACTTTGAGGCCCCTGTGGCAAAGGGCGCTGCTGTGTGTGCCAACAGTGTGGCCACAATCCTCTGAAAGTAAAGGCTGTGCATCTAACCTTTGAAGTGCATCAAGTTCAGCATGCAGGGCTCTGGGAGGGGGTGACAGGGGTGAGGAGCTCGTACACGGAGGGAGGGTACGGGTGTCGCGGGGAACGACGGCACGTGCCCCACAGAGCTGTTCACCTGTGCTAAGATGCCAAGGTTGGAAAATAAACGCCGCCGCGTGGACAGTAGACTGGAACACGAGATTACACTCAGACACCTTGCAATAAGGCTCAGTCCCTGACGCAGAGGTGTGGCAAGCATCCCTATCCCTCCCTTACCCCGTACCTTTCTCTCTTTA
This genomic interval carries:
- the LOC131748235 gene encoding uncharacterized protein, which encodes MGIRYRRKAQRLTREEKEAAMPSFLSPPHLSPPEDTGRGGEDTGQVSCPVSGVPTVYGHTTLNAPDLVCCSYHPKQISSFKCNRGRASKDPGVTVQLNSITAAFTYQRLYDNERRERPLSSPCERHRRSPHGALRDAECALVRARPLKETNSKDHASVIVTNNKLPASGACSRKCRCSQPARRLRGAGALAAQALRARGPSGVSVAPSVASGGGVPTDDERATGLQREVMLAARKGLDPYNMLAPKAAASGTQEDPNLVPSITSKRRAGCICDEANSAVIWVRLHKGEAQRGPSSGTHYKLVPHQLAH